The DNA region TAGGATGCCCTGAACCGCGGCAAGGCGCCAGAGGTGTTCAGTCTCACAACGCTTTGACCTATAGACGTAGGAGCTGTTCTCGAATTGTCAGCGACTACAAAACTCGGTCTTTGACAAACGGCATTCAAAGGCAACTGTATCGAAGCGACGACTGCTGTCAGCTTTGGTTTTGCTGTCAATAACCGCCCTGCGCCTCTGAGCTGGGTCATCTTACTGACTATGGAGCCAGGACATTGTTATCAATAAAGTCGACAAGGAACGACGGACCTCGCTAAGACGAGGCACTTCGAGAGGGTATCGCCGCCCCCTTGCTCCGCTACACGATCCATGCCTCTATTTAACCTTAGAGGGGTGAGCTTCAACGTCATGGCATCACGCACGAAGATAGCCGCTTCGCGGCAGCGCGGAACTGGGGTCGACCTCCATCCCCAAGCGACAACGGAAGGCTTGAGGATGAGTGTTGCGCGCAAGAATTCAACTCGGGTTGGCCCCGGCTACCCACAGGTCGTTGTGCTCGTCGGCGCGACGGGCGATCTCTCAAGGCGCAAACTACTGACCGGGCTGTTCCACCTCACCAATGCGGGCTTCATCCCAGGATGTCGCATTATCGGCGTCTCGCTCGACGACATCGATGCCGATGCCTTCCGCACCATCGCCCGTGACTCACTGGACAAATTCTTGACTCGCAAGTTCTCGCCGTCCGAATGGGAAGCATTTGCCGCATCGCTCGACTATGTTCCGCTCGCTGCCGGCGCCAATGCTCTCAAGGAAGCGGTCGATAGAGCCGAGAAAGCACTGGGCGCCGAGACGCGACGCGTGCATTATTTATCCGTGCCACCAAGCGCCGCCCTTCCGGCCGTGCAACTTCTCGCCCAGGCCGAGCTGACTGAACGCTCCCGTATCATCATGGAAAAGCCCTTCGGCACGGACCTTGCCAGTGCCGTTGAACTGAACAACAAGCTGCACGAGGTGTTCGACGAGAAGCAGATATTCCGCATTGACCATTTCCTCGGCAAGGAGCCGGCGCAAAACATCCTGGCCTTCCGATTTGCCAATGGCCTGTTCGAACCAATCTGGAACCGCAACTTCATCGACCATGTCCAGATCGACGTTCCGGAGACGCTCGGCCTTTCCACCCGCGCCGCCTTTTACGAGACCACCGGCGCCTATCGTGACATGGTGGTGACCCACCTCTTCCAAATCCTCGCCTTCATGGCGATGGAGCCGCCCACTGCCCTTGAGCCTGCGCCAATCTCGGAAGAGAAGAACAAGGTGTTCCGCTCCATGTTGCCGATTGAGCCGCGCGACGTGGTGCGCGGTCAATACATCGGCTACCGTAAGGAGCCTGGCGTCGATCCCGAAAGCGACACGGACACCTTCATCGCCCTGAAATGCGCCATCGACAACTGGCGCTGGGCTGGCGTGCCCTTCTACCTGCGTACCGGCAAGCGCATGGCAGAGGGGCAGCGCATTATTTCGATCGCATTCCGCGAGCCCCCGAAATCGATGTTCCCTCCGGGCTCTGGCGTGGGGGCACAGGGCCCTGACCACCTTACCTTCGACCTTGCTGATGCCTCCAAGGTCTCGCTGTCCTTCTATGGCAAGCGCCCTGGACCGGGCTTCCGGCTCGACAAGCTCTCGCTGCAATTTGCCATGAGCGAAACCGGCCTGATTGG from Rhizobium sp. NLR16a includes:
- the zwf gene encoding glucose-6-phosphate dehydrogenase codes for the protein MSVARKNSTRVGPGYPQVVVLVGATGDLSRRKLLTGLFHLTNAGFIPGCRIIGVSLDDIDADAFRTIARDSLDKFLTRKFSPSEWEAFAASLDYVPLAAGANALKEAVDRAEKALGAETRRVHYLSVPPSAALPAVQLLAQAELTERSRIIMEKPFGTDLASAVELNNKLHEVFDEKQIFRIDHFLGKEPAQNILAFRFANGLFEPIWNRNFIDHVQIDVPETLGLSTRAAFYETTGAYRDMVVTHLFQILAFMAMEPPTALEPAPISEEKNKVFRSMLPIEPRDVVRGQYIGYRKEPGVDPESDTDTFIALKCAIDNWRWAGVPFYLRTGKRMAEGQRIISIAFREPPKSMFPPGSGVGAQGPDHLTFDLADASKVSLSFYGKRPGPGFRLDKLSLQFAMSETGLIGEVLEAYERLILDAMRGDHTLFTTAEGIERLWEVSQSLLDNPPPVRLYDQGGWGPKSIHQLIAPHAWRLPFERAWRDAAKRD